A single region of the Rhodoligotrophos defluvii genome encodes:
- a CDS encoding DUF721 domain-containing protein — MAKPLWQHVEALTAKVFAHHGFAYGEILSRWPEIAGPALAGYTLPERIRWPRVRKPADGPEGKAGDRKQGGTLILRVAPGHALTLQHELPRLIERVNSYYGYGAIAKIKLTQDPSLPLGEGTPEPPPIPRDQQRFVEESVAPIRDARLRQALERLGRGILRRRQNAATKP, encoded by the coding sequence ATGGCAAAGCCGCTTTGGCAACATGTCGAGGCTTTAACGGCCAAGGTATTCGCCCATCACGGATTCGCCTATGGCGAAATCCTGTCGCGCTGGCCTGAAATTGCCGGACCGGCGCTGGCGGGTTACACGCTGCCGGAACGAATCCGCTGGCCGCGGGTGCGCAAGCCAGCGGATGGGCCAGAGGGAAAGGCGGGAGACCGCAAGCAGGGCGGTACCCTTATTCTGCGGGTCGCTCCGGGGCATGCGCTCACCCTGCAGCACGAGTTGCCGCGGCTGATCGAGCGCGTCAACAGCTATTACGGTTACGGCGCCATCGCCAAGATCAAGCTCACGCAGGACCCGAGCCTGCCTCTCGGCGAGGGCACACCCGAGCCGCCGCCCATCCCGCGCGACCAGCAACGGTTCGTCGAGGAAAGCGTGGCCCCCATCCGGGACGCCCGGCTGCGGCAAGCACTCGAACGGCTTGGCCGAGGGATCTTGCGCCGGCGCCAGAATGCTGCCACGAAACCGTGA
- a CDS encoding F0F1 ATP synthase subunit A: MHQFEISSLAKISLGDINADFTNSSLWMVITVVVASLLMLAPAARLVPGRLQSVAEIAYEFVANMMRSTVGEGGRPFFPFIFTLFIFILVANMLGMIPYSFTVTSHLSVTFALAITVFIVATLVGFAKHGVGYLKLFVPSGVPVVLLPLLVVIEVISYFTRPISLSVRLFANMLAGHTMLKVFGAFVVGMGVLAGWVPLLVMVGITGLEILVAFLQAYVFAVLTCIYLNDAINMHH; the protein is encoded by the coding sequence ATGCACCAGTTCGAGATCTCCTCGCTCGCCAAGATCTCGCTGGGCGACATCAATGCCGATTTCACCAATTCCAGCCTGTGGATGGTGATCACGGTCGTGGTGGCGAGCCTGTTGATGCTTGCGCCGGCCGCCCGCCTTGTCCCGGGTCGCCTGCAGTCGGTCGCGGAGATCGCCTACGAGTTCGTGGCCAACATGATGCGCAGCACGGTGGGCGAGGGCGGTCGGCCGTTCTTCCCTTTCATCTTCACGCTGTTCATCTTCATTTTGGTCGCGAACATGCTGGGGATGATCCCCTATTCGTTCACGGTCACCAGCCACCTGAGCGTCACCTTCGCCTTGGCGATTACCGTCTTCATCGTTGCCACCCTGGTCGGCTTTGCCAAGCATGGCGTCGGCTATCTCAAGCTCTTCGTTCCGTCCGGCGTGCCCGTCGTGCTGCTGCCGCTGCTGGTGGTCATCGAGGTGATCTCCTACTTCACCCGGCCGATCAGCCTCTCGGTCCGACTTTTCGCCAACATGCTGGCGGGCCACACCATGCTGAAGGTGTTCGGCGCCTTCGTCGTCGGCATGGGCGTGCTCGCTGGGTGGGTGCCGCTCTTGGTGATGGTCGGCATCACCGGTCTCGAAATCCTGGTGGCTTTCCTGCAGGCCTATGTGTTTGCGGTGCTCACCTGCATCTACCTGAACGACGCCATCAATATGCATCACTAA
- the mutY gene encoding A/G-specific adenine glycosylase has protein sequence MLPDRPASADQLSAALLAWYDRHRRDLPWRAPAGTKPDPYKVWLSEIMLQQTTVAAVRDYFRKFLLRWPTVTDLAAAPLEDVLKAWAGLGYYARARNLHKCAGIVARHHGGRFPDEFAVLKSLPGIGEYTAGAIAAIAFDQPHVAVDGNVERVMARLFAIETPLPDAKPALKGLASGLVPARRPGDFAQALMDLGATICAPRKANCLICPWSAPCKARALGIAETLPRKREKLSRPVRHGTAFLVTRADGAVLLRRRAERGLLGGMLEVPSTPWAAKPSAVPTQHAPMNGPWRPVAGRVEHTFTHFHLIMEVWHGEAKETQPPPDESYRWVASSALAGEALPSIMRKIIAHGLG, from the coding sequence GTGCTCCCCGACCGCCCGGCCTCTGCCGACCAGCTGAGCGCGGCACTGCTCGCCTGGTATGACCGCCATCGCCGCGACCTGCCGTGGCGGGCGCCCGCCGGCACGAAGCCGGATCCCTACAAGGTCTGGCTCAGCGAGATCATGCTGCAGCAGACAACAGTTGCGGCGGTGCGGGATTATTTCCGCAAGTTCCTTTTGCGATGGCCCACGGTGACGGACCTGGCGGCCGCGCCGCTCGAGGATGTGCTCAAGGCCTGGGCAGGCCTGGGCTACTACGCCCGGGCGCGCAACCTGCACAAATGCGCCGGCATCGTCGCCCGGCACCATGGCGGCAGATTTCCGGACGAATTCGCGGTTCTGAAATCTTTGCCCGGCATCGGCGAGTACACGGCCGGTGCGATCGCCGCCATCGCCTTCGACCAGCCCCATGTCGCGGTTGATGGCAATGTGGAGCGGGTGATGGCCCGGCTGTTTGCCATCGAGACACCCTTGCCCGATGCCAAACCCGCGCTGAAGGGGCTTGCTTCCGGTCTCGTGCCTGCGCGGCGGCCCGGCGATTTCGCCCAGGCGCTGATGGATCTCGGCGCGACCATTTGCGCGCCACGCAAGGCGAATTGCTTGATCTGCCCCTGGAGCGCGCCCTGCAAGGCGCGAGCGCTCGGCATTGCTGAGACCCTGCCCCGCAAGCGCGAGAAGCTGTCCCGGCCGGTTCGGCACGGAACGGCATTCCTGGTGACGAGGGCGGATGGGGCGGTGCTGCTGCGGCGCAGGGCAGAGCGCGGTCTGCTGGGCGGCATGCTGGAGGTGCCATCGACGCCCTGGGCGGCCAAGCCTTCCGCCGTCCCGACGCAGCACGCTCCGATGAATGGACCCTGGCGCCCGGTGGCCGGCCGCGTGGAGCACACCTTCACCCATTTCCATCTGATCATGGAGGTCTGGCATGGAGAGGCCAAGGAGACCCAGCCTCCGCCCGATGAAAGCTACCGGTGGGTCGCCAGCTCGGCTCTGGCGGGCGAGGCCCTGCCGAGCATCATGCGCAAGATCATCGCCCATGGACTCGGGTAA
- a CDS encoding LysE family translocator has product MDTDLTAWLLSVAGFAASMSGSPGPNNTMVAASGANFGFSRTIPHILGVTIGFPVMIMAVALGAGDLFRAYPLIHDLLKWIGAAYLLWLAYKIGTARPAIGTAELRDGSVRAASRPLSFLQAALFQWVNPKAWVVSLSAIATFTSADGPAITLQAFVLALIFCLVTVPSLAFWTLTGIGAARLLKTARAFRIFNLSLAALLIISLVPQVIGH; this is encoded by the coding sequence ATGGATACTGACCTAACTGCCTGGCTGCTTTCGGTTGCCGGCTTTGCCGCCTCCATGAGCGGATCACCCGGCCCGAACAACACCATGGTTGCCGCATCGGGCGCCAATTTCGGCTTCTCCCGGACCATACCGCATATCCTGGGGGTCACGATCGGCTTTCCCGTCATGATCATGGCTGTGGCGCTCGGCGCGGGCGACCTATTCAGGGCCTATCCGCTCATTCACGATCTGCTCAAATGGATCGGCGCGGCCTACCTCCTGTGGCTGGCCTACAAGATCGGCACCGCACGCCCGGCGATCGGAACCGCCGAACTCCGCGATGGCAGCGTCCGTGCCGCGTCCCGCCCGCTGTCTTTCCTCCAGGCCGCTCTGTTCCAGTGGGTCAATCCGAAGGCCTGGGTTGTCTCCCTGAGCGCGATCGCCACCTTCACCAGCGCAGACGGTCCCGCGATCACCCTGCAGGCGTTCGTGCTGGCCCTCATTTTCTGCCTCGTCACCGTACCCAGCCTCGCCTTCTGGACCTTGACTGGCATCGGTGCCGCGCGCCTCCTGAAGACCGCCCGGGCCTTCCGCATCTTCAACCTGAGCCTCGCGGCATTGCTGATCATCTCGCTGGTGCCCCAGGTGATAGGACACTGA
- a CDS encoding F0F1 ATP synthase subunit C: MDAEAAKFIGAGLASIALVGAGLGIGMIFGNYLQGALRNPAAAPGQFANLLLGFALAEATGLFGLVVALIILFVF, encoded by the coding sequence ATGGACGCGGAAGCAGCAAAGTTCATCGGCGCCGGCCTGGCCTCGATCGCCCTGGTCGGGGCGGGCCTCGGCATCGGCATGATCTTCGGCAACTATCTGCAGGGTGCCCTGCGCAATCCGGCCGCGGCGCCCGGGCAGTTCGCCAACCTGCTTCTGGGCTTTGCCCTGGCGGAAGCCACCGGCCTGTTCGGCCTCGTGGTCGCGCTGATCATCCTGTTCGTGTTCTGA
- a CDS encoding DsbA family protein, translating into MKTDRRSVVVAGTMAGLALLTGSALNVASARADVSTEALAQPGPLGDVVLGAEDAPVTIVEYASLTCPHCAAFATQTFPQLKEKYIDRGKVKFIFREMPFDDLALAAAMVARCAPKDKFIPMVEVLFEQQQQWATQNAREELFKIARLSGMTQAQFDACLKNEEIAKGIIDASQRATKEFGVNSTPTFFINGKMVKGNQSFAEMEALIKEALPS; encoded by the coding sequence ATGAAAACAGATCGTCGGTCCGTGGTCGTTGCAGGCACCATGGCCGGACTGGCCTTGTTGACCGGGAGCGCCCTGAATGTCGCGTCTGCGCGTGCAGACGTCTCGACCGAAGCCCTCGCGCAGCCAGGGCCGCTCGGCGACGTGGTGCTGGGGGCGGAGGACGCGCCCGTCACCATTGTCGAATACGCCTCGCTGACCTGCCCCCACTGTGCCGCGTTTGCGACGCAGACATTCCCGCAGCTCAAGGAGAAGTATATCGATAGGGGCAAGGTGAAGTTCATCTTCCGCGAGATGCCTTTCGACGACCTCGCGCTCGCGGCCGCCATGGTGGCCCGCTGTGCGCCGAAGGACAAGTTCATTCCCATGGTCGAGGTTCTGTTCGAGCAGCAGCAGCAATGGGCCACCCAGAATGCCCGGGAGGAGCTGTTCAAGATCGCCCGGCTGAGCGGCATGACCCAGGCACAGTTCGATGCCTGCCTCAAGAACGAAGAGATCGCCAAGGGCATCATCGACGCGAGCCAGCGCGCCACCAAGGAATTCGGCGTGAATTCGACGCCGACCTTCTTCATCAACGGGAAGATGGTGAAGGGCAATCAGAGCTTCGCGGAGATGGAAGCGCTGATCAAGGAGGCCCTGCCTAGCTGA
- a CDS encoding GNAT family N-acetyltransferase has translation MDSDARGIVISEFSADDLARRLSDFAALLHACVHAGASVSFVLPFSLEDSEAFWRGKVLPAMRRGGMALLAAQHGDAIAGSVQLDHDTSPNQPHRAEVRKLLVHPAFRRQGIARALMAELEGVACRLGRSLLTLDTRTGDHGEPLYAGLGYRTVGVIPNFSRHAIDGRLEATTIMYKLLA, from the coding sequence ATGGACAGTGACGCACGTGGGATCGTCATCAGTGAATTCTCGGCCGATGATCTTGCACGCCGTCTCTCGGACTTCGCCGCGCTGCTGCATGCCTGTGTGCATGCGGGGGCCAGTGTCAGCTTCGTGCTGCCGTTCAGCCTGGAAGACAGCGAAGCGTTCTGGCGCGGAAAGGTCCTGCCGGCCATGCGCAGGGGCGGCATGGCGTTGCTGGCGGCCCAACATGGGGATGCAATCGCGGGATCCGTGCAGCTCGACCATGATACGTCACCCAATCAGCCGCATCGGGCCGAAGTGCGCAAGCTGCTGGTGCACCCTGCTTTCCGCCGCCAGGGCATCGCCAGGGCCTTGATGGCGGAGCTCGAAGGGGTGGCGTGCCGCCTGGGCCGCAGCCTGCTCACGCTCGATACCCGCACAGGCGACCATGGCGAGCCGCTTTATGCCGGCCTGGGTTACAGAACCGTCGGGGTCATCCCTAATTTCAGCAGGCATGCGATCGACGGCCGTCTGGAGGCCACCACCATCATGTACAAGCTGCTGGCGTAA
- a CDS encoding peroxiredoxin has translation MTIQVGDRLPEATFTAVTGDGVKKFTTDEIFAGRKVVLFAVPGAFTPTCHLKHLPGFIRHAGDIKAKGVDTIACVAVNDAFVLDAWAKTTGSEGKIQFLADGNADFTRKLGLELDGSGFGLGIRSKRYAMVVDNGVVKALHVEKQPGEATESGAEAILSVL, from the coding sequence ATGACCATTCAGGTGGGCGACCGTTTGCCGGAAGCAACTTTCACCGCCGTGACGGGAGACGGCGTCAAGAAATTCACCACCGACGAGATTTTCGCCGGCCGCAAGGTGGTGCTGTTTGCCGTGCCCGGTGCCTTCACGCCGACCTGCCATCTCAAGCATCTGCCCGGCTTCATTCGGCACGCCGGCGACATAAAGGCCAAGGGCGTCGATACCATTGCCTGCGTGGCCGTCAACGACGCCTTCGTACTGGACGCGTGGGCCAAGACCACAGGCTCGGAAGGCAAGATCCAGTTTCTGGCCGACGGCAATGCCGATTTCACAAGGAAGCTCGGCCTCGAGCTCGATGGCTCCGGCTTCGGCCTGGGCATCCGCTCGAAGCGCTATGCCATGGTCGTTGATAACGGCGTGGTGAAGGCGCTTCATGTGGAGAAGCAGCCGGGCGAGGCGACCGAGAGCGGGGCAGAAGCGATCCTGTCCGTGCTGTAA
- a CDS encoding AtpZ/AtpI family protein: protein MATEMAVAVAVGFACGWYLDKWLGTTPWMLLLFLPLGAAAGIMNVMRAARVEAERQQAELLRKDFEDQDRGGGNRPAPD, encoded by the coding sequence GTGGCCACCGAAATGGCGGTGGCCGTCGCGGTAGGGTTCGCTTGCGGCTGGTACCTGGACAAGTGGCTGGGAACCACCCCCTGGATGTTGCTGCTGTTTCTGCCGCTCGGCGCGGCTGCCGGCATCATGAATGTGATGCGCGCGGCGCGGGTCGAGGCGGAACGACAGCAGGCAGAGTTGCTGCGCAAGGATTTTGAGGATCAGGATCGGGGCGGAGGTAATAGGCCGGCCCCTGATTGA
- the smc gene encoding chromosome segregation protein SMC codes for MKFSRLRLVGFKSFVEPTELMIEPGLTGVVGPNGCGKSNLLEALRWVMGENSHKNMRASGMDDVIFSGTTKRPPRNMAEVTLTLDNGERRAPIVFNDTDTIEVSRRIERQAGSTYLVNGREVRARDVQLLFADASTGARSPALVRQGQVSELINARPEQRRRILEEAAGITGLYTRRHEAELRLNGAEANLTRLDDVIGQLETQFAALKRQARQAQRYRLLSAEIRRLEAAMLYRAWADASNAAREEESRLRQALTALGEATRAHAAAERERNEAEVALPQLREAVTVRAAVVQRLRHEQGELKAEETLAETRHKELKGQLQQIEQDLGREQDLVADSDAVLGRLTSEEAALRSDEGSDDRARADAQAALKSAAERMAKAQEAADQGAARHSEIIARRGALERNLADLNARAARLVREHGEASASLAQLQRDDDEAARFEALKEEHAALLLKIEAAEQALRGLEEAIRGTRGQEAAQRSSYEQARRRADTLSTEVRTLTKLLKVSDDELWPPMLDAVKVETGFEQAVAAAFGEDLDAAADTAAPVHWASLPPFEDCPGLPAGAQPLANHVEAPAAMARSLAAIGVVAASDGSRLQPLLRPGQSLVSRQGDLWRWDGYTSLASAPSPAAVRLAERNRLASLTTEAEQAEREANASRTALDRARAELEALQTREQSAREELRTAQRLADGKRDEVAALERRMAERSAKLDALQQLVAKLAGERDEVAASQARAAGELEQLERPDTLKAELDQLRAALADARAEHAEARTRHDGLEREARLRVERLQSLTREREAWQARTAKAAAQIEILEGRATKARQSLAELATVPARIEERRRKLMTVLSDAEAQERTARSALDAGENGLREAERTFRAAAEILAAAREEHARSQAKLDAGRARVEECAERIADALGTAPEGALRAAGVETADELPDPRQIGDRLAQLKGDRERLGGVNLRAEEEAQAVEAQLKTLVAERDDVIEAINKLRQGIQSLNREGRQRLLDAFDVVNAKFQDLFATLFGGGQAELRLVESDDPLEAGLEIMANPPGKRPQVLSLLSGGEQALTAIALIFAVFLTNPSPICVMDEVDAPLDDANVERFCNLLDAMLTRADTRFLVITHHPVTMARMHRLFGVTMVERGVSQLVSVDLDAAEAMREVG; via the coding sequence ATGAAGTTCTCCCGGCTCAGACTGGTCGGTTTCAAGTCCTTCGTCGAGCCGACGGAACTGATGATCGAGCCTGGGCTCACCGGCGTGGTCGGGCCCAATGGCTGCGGCAAGTCGAATCTGCTGGAAGCGCTACGCTGGGTCATGGGCGAGAACTCGCACAAGAACATGCGTGCCTCCGGCATGGACGACGTGATCTTCTCCGGCACCACGAAGCGGCCGCCGCGCAATATGGCCGAGGTGACCCTCACCCTCGATAACGGTGAACGCCGGGCACCGATCGTCTTCAATGACACCGATACCATCGAGGTGAGCCGCCGGATCGAGCGGCAGGCGGGCTCCACTTACCTGGTGAATGGGCGCGAGGTCCGCGCGCGCGACGTGCAGCTGCTGTTTGCTGATGCATCGACCGGCGCCCGCTCGCCCGCCCTGGTCCGCCAGGGTCAGGTCAGCGAGCTGATCAACGCCCGGCCGGAGCAGCGCCGGCGCATCCTCGAGGAGGCGGCGGGCATCACCGGCCTTTATACGCGCCGCCATGAGGCCGAGCTTCGGTTGAATGGGGCCGAGGCCAATCTCACCCGGCTGGATGATGTCATCGGCCAGCTCGAGACGCAGTTCGCCGCGTTGAAGCGGCAGGCACGGCAGGCACAGCGCTACAGGCTTCTCTCCGCCGAGATCCGCAGGCTCGAGGCGGCCATGCTCTACCGCGCCTGGGCCGACGCGAGCAACGCCGCCCGTGAGGAGGAGAGCCGGCTGCGGCAAGCGCTCACCGCCCTGGGCGAGGCAACCCGCGCCCATGCGGCGGCCGAACGGGAACGCAATGAGGCGGAGGTCGCCCTGCCTCAGCTCCGGGAGGCGGTGACCGTGCGTGCCGCGGTGGTGCAGCGGCTGCGGCATGAGCAGGGCGAGCTCAAGGCGGAAGAGACCCTGGCCGAAACCCGCCACAAGGAGCTGAAGGGTCAGCTTCAGCAAATCGAGCAGGACCTCGGCCGCGAGCAGGACCTGGTTGCCGACAGCGACGCCGTGCTCGGCCGGCTCACGTCGGAAGAAGCCGCCTTGCGTAGCGATGAGGGCAGTGACGATAGGGCCCGCGCCGACGCGCAAGCTGCGCTCAAATCCGCCGCCGAACGCATGGCGAAGGCCCAGGAGGCGGCGGACCAGGGAGCCGCCCGGCATTCGGAAATCATAGCCCGGCGGGGGGCGCTCGAGCGGAATTTGGCCGACCTCAACGCGCGCGCGGCGCGTCTGGTACGCGAGCATGGCGAGGCCTCGGCCAGTCTGGCCCAGCTCCAGCGCGACGACGACGAGGCCGCACGGTTCGAAGCATTGAAGGAGGAGCACGCGGCGCTGCTTCTGAAAATAGAGGCTGCCGAGCAAGCCTTGCGAGGGCTGGAGGAGGCGATCCGCGGCACCCGCGGCCAGGAGGCCGCCCAACGGTCGAGCTACGAGCAGGCGCGCCGCAGAGCCGATACCCTGTCTACGGAGGTGAGGACGCTCACCAAGCTGCTCAAGGTGAGCGACGACGAGCTGTGGCCGCCCATGCTCGATGCGGTCAAGGTGGAGACGGGTTTCGAGCAGGCAGTTGCCGCGGCCTTCGGCGAGGATCTCGATGCCGCGGCGGATACGGCTGCGCCGGTCCATTGGGCGTCGCTTCCGCCGTTTGAGGACTGCCCGGGATTGCCGGCGGGCGCACAGCCGCTGGCGAACCATGTGGAAGCCCCGGCCGCCATGGCGCGCAGCCTTGCTGCCATCGGCGTGGTTGCGGCGAGCGATGGGTCGCGCCTGCAACCGTTGCTGAGACCGGGGCAAAGCCTCGTCTCCCGGCAGGGCGACCTCTGGCGGTGGGACGGCTATACCAGCCTCGCCAGCGCACCCTCGCCAGCTGCCGTCCGGCTGGCTGAACGCAATCGGCTCGCCAGCCTGACCACCGAGGCCGAGCAGGCGGAGCGTGAGGCAAACGCCAGCCGCACAGCCCTCGACCGCGCCCGGGCGGAACTCGAAGCCCTGCAGACGCGCGAGCAATCGGCACGGGAAGAGCTACGCACGGCGCAGCGCCTGGCCGATGGCAAGCGTGACGAGGTCGCGGCCCTCGAACGGCGCATGGCCGAGCGCAGTGCCAAGCTCGACGCTTTGCAGCAACTGGTCGCCAAACTGGCCGGCGAGCGCGACGAAGTGGCCGCAAGCCAAGCCCGTGCAGCGGGCGAACTGGAGCAGCTGGAACGCCCCGATACCCTGAAAGCCGAGCTTGATCAGCTCCGCGCGGCGCTCGCCGATGCGCGCGCCGAACATGCGGAGGCGCGCACCAGGCACGACGGACTGGAACGGGAAGCACGCTTGCGGGTCGAGCGCCTGCAGAGCCTGACCCGCGAGCGCGAGGCATGGCAGGCGCGCACGGCCAAGGCCGCCGCGCAGATCGAGATCCTGGAGGGCCGTGCCACCAAGGCGCGCCAGTCGCTGGCCGAACTCGCCACGGTGCCTGCCCGCATCGAAGAGCGCCGCCGCAAGCTCATGACCGTCCTGAGTGACGCGGAAGCGCAGGAGAGGACGGCGCGATCGGCTTTGGACGCGGGCGAGAACGGCCTGCGAGAGGCGGAAAGGACCTTCCGCGCTGCGGCTGAAATCCTTGCCGCGGCCCGGGAAGAACATGCCCGCAGCCAGGCGAAGCTGGATGCGGGCCGCGCGCGTGTCGAAGAATGCGCCGAGCGCATTGCGGATGCGCTCGGCACGGCGCCTGAAGGCGCGCTGCGCGCCGCCGGCGTCGAGACCGCTGACGAACTGCCCGACCCCAGGCAGATCGGCGACAGATTGGCGCAGCTGAAAGGCGATCGCGAACGCCTCGGCGGGGTCAACCTGCGGGCCGAGGAGGAGGCGCAAGCGGTCGAAGCTCAGCTGAAGACGCTGGTGGCAGAGCGGGACGACGTCATCGAGGCCATCAACAAGCTTCGCCAGGGCATCCAGAGCCTCAATCGGGAAGGGCGCCAGCGGCTGTTGGATGCCTTCGACGTGGTGAACGCCAAATTCCAGGATCTGTTCGCCACATTGTTCGGCGGCGGCCAGGCCGAGCTACGGCTGGTCGAATCCGACGATCCGCTCGAGGCGGGCCTCGAGATCATGGCCAATCCGCCAGGCAAGCGGCCACAGGTGCTGTCGCTGCTGTCAGGGGGCGAGCAGGCGCTTACCGCCATCGCGCTGATCTTCGCCGTCTTTTTGACCAACCCCTCACCCATTTGCGTGATGGACGAGGTGGATGCCCCGCTGGACGACGCCAATGTCGAGCGCTTTTGCAACCTGCTCGATGCCATGCTGACCAGAGCCGACACCCGTTTCCTGGTGATAACCCACCACCCCGTGACCATGGCAAGGATGCACCGGCTGTTCGGGGTTACCATGGTGGAGCGTGGCGTCAGTCAGCTTGTCTCGGTTGACCTTGACGCGGCAGAGGCCATGCGCGAGGTCGGATAA
- the ispH gene encoding 4-hydroxy-3-methylbut-2-enyl diphosphate reductase — MSVSEKPSLTILMGAPRGFCAGVVRAIEIVELALERYGAPVYVRHEIVHNRYVVEDLERKGAIFIEELDELPDGDRPVIFSAHGVPKSVPAAARQRNLFYLDATCPLVSKVHMEAERHHERGLQIVMIGHAGHPEVIGTMGQLPEGAIILVETPEEAESFEPRDSSKLAYITQTTLSVDDTREIVEILHRRFPNIVGPHKADICYATTNRQEVVKEMAPRCDMLLVVGAPNSSNSQRLVEVAKKSGCARSMLVQRAHEIDWSKVGGVRTLGITAGASAPEVLVEEVVAAFRERFEVALETIETRKENVSFKLPRELRQAAAQ, encoded by the coding sequence ATGTCCGTGTCCGAAAAACCGTCGCTGACCATCCTGATGGGTGCGCCTCGCGGCTTCTGCGCCGGCGTCGTCCGCGCCATCGAAATCGTCGAGCTCGCGCTCGAGCGCTACGGCGCGCCGGTCTATGTGCGTCACGAGATCGTGCACAATCGCTATGTGGTGGAGGATCTCGAGCGCAAGGGCGCGATCTTCATTGAAGAGTTGGACGAGCTGCCGGACGGCGACCGTCCAGTGATCTTCTCGGCTCATGGGGTGCCGAAGTCCGTGCCGGCGGCGGCGCGGCAACGCAATCTCTTCTATCTCGACGCCACTTGTCCGCTGGTGTCGAAGGTGCATATGGAGGCCGAACGGCACCACGAGCGCGGGCTGCAGATCGTCATGATCGGACATGCGGGCCATCCCGAGGTGATCGGCACCATGGGCCAACTGCCGGAAGGTGCCATCATTCTGGTGGAAACGCCGGAGGAGGCGGAAAGCTTCGAGCCGCGTGATTCCAGCAAACTTGCCTATATCACCCAGACGACCCTGTCGGTGGACGACACGAGGGAGATCGTCGAGATCCTGCACCGCCGCTTCCCCAATATCGTGGGGCCGCACAAGGCCGATATCTGCTATGCGACCACCAACCGCCAGGAGGTGGTGAAGGAAATGGCGCCCCGCTGCGATATGCTGCTGGTGGTGGGCGCTCCGAACAGCTCCAATTCCCAGCGCCTCGTCGAGGTTGCCAAGAAGAGCGGCTGCGCGCGTTCCATGCTGGTGCAGCGGGCCCACGAGATCGACTGGTCAAAAGTCGGGGGCGTCCGCACCCTCGGCATCACCGCAGGCGCTTCGGCCCCGGAGGTACTGGTCGAAGAGGTTGTCGCGGCCTTCCGTGAGCGTTTCGAGGTGGCCCTGGAAACCATCGAGACGCGCAAGGAGAACGTCTCCTTCAAGCTGCCGCGCGAGCTGCGCCAGGCCGCGGCGCAGTAG
- the rnhA gene encoding ribonuclease HI, with product MFTDGACSGNPGPGGWGVVLRYGNVEKELSGGEPETTNNRMELTAAIEGLSALKRPCAVDLYTDSNYVRDGIMKWIHRWRANGWRTADGKPVKNAELWQRLADALARHTVTWHWVKGHAGHPENERADALARAALAPYRRKPAEPPPPSSTV from the coding sequence ATGTTCACGGACGGCGCCTGCTCCGGCAATCCCGGGCCGGGTGGCTGGGGTGTGGTCTTGCGCTATGGCAATGTGGAGAAGGAGCTGTCGGGCGGCGAGCCCGAGACCACGAACAACCGCATGGAGCTCACCGCCGCGATCGAGGGGCTTTCCGCGCTGAAGCGGCCTTGCGCCGTCGACCTCTACACCGACTCCAACTACGTCCGCGACGGGATCATGAAGTGGATTCATCGCTGGCGCGCCAATGGCTGGCGAACCGCCGACGGCAAGCCGGTCAAAAACGCGGAGCTGTGGCAGCGCCTGGCGGATGCGTTGGCGCGCCATACGGTGACCTGGCACTGGGTGAAGGGACATGCCGGCCATCCGGAGAATGAGCGTGCGGATGCGCTGGCGCGCGCGGCCCTTGCCCCCTACCGCCGCAAGCCGGCCGAGCCTCCCCCGCCCTCCTCCACGGTTTAG